A genomic segment from Streptosporangium roseum DSM 43021 encodes:
- a CDS encoding GNAT family N-acetyltransferase, with translation MPAFVTLSGRSVRLEPLSLAAVDDLVAAASEDRSTYAFTRVPRGRGEMVSYVEATLAEQAEGRTMPFAIRWLHTDRVVGATRLMNLEYWQGPMPWPPGAHGAVGEVPSVADIGYTWLAASAQGTGVNRESKYLMLSLAFETWQVHRITLKADVRNVRSRAAIEALGAHLDGVRRAETRGADDTVRDTAYYSILSSEWPLVRERLHARLGLFEAA, from the coding sequence ATGCCCGCTTTTGTCACCCTGTCCGGGCGCTCCGTGCGCCTGGAACCGCTCAGCCTCGCGGCCGTCGACGACCTCGTCGCCGCGGCGAGTGAAGACCGTTCTACTTACGCCTTCACTCGCGTTCCCCGTGGCCGGGGCGAGATGGTCTCCTACGTGGAGGCCACTCTGGCTGAGCAGGCGGAGGGCCGCACGATGCCCTTCGCCATCCGGTGGCTGCACACCGACCGCGTCGTCGGTGCCACCCGTCTCATGAACCTGGAGTACTGGCAGGGGCCCATGCCCTGGCCGCCGGGTGCACATGGTGCGGTGGGCGAGGTCCCGTCCGTGGCGGACATCGGTTACACCTGGCTGGCCGCTTCGGCCCAGGGCACGGGTGTCAACCGGGAGAGCAAGTATCTGATGCTCTCCCTCGCCTTCGAGACCTGGCAGGTCCACCGCATCACACTCAAGGCCGACGTACGGAACGTACGCTCCCGGGCCGCCATCGAGGCCCTCGGCGCACACCTTGACGGTGTGCGCCGGGCGGAGACCCGAGGCGCCGACGACACGGTCCGAGATACCGCCTATTACTCGATCCTCAGTTCGGAATGGCCGCTCGTACGAGAACGGCTCCACGCGCGGCTCGGCCTGTTCGAAGCCGCGTAG